In the genome of Populus nigra chromosome 19, ddPopNigr1.1, whole genome shotgun sequence, the window TGCCATTTTGTGCCAAATCCACCAGCGGCCCCATCACTCCATGCTCTTGTGCCTCTACCAGATGTTTTTGGTCTCCAGAACAAAGATGCACCAACACTGCTGCTGCATTCTCTCTGTTCCTGGGTGACCCATTCCTGATAACTTCCACCAAAACCGGGACAGCCTCCGCAGCTCCAATGATTGCCTTCCCTTCAGGGTGGCTAGCCAGTATTGCTAGTATAGCCAATGCCTCATCAATCATTCCACCACCTGTTTCCGTCAATAGACGCATCAATGTGGGCACAACTCCTGCCCTCACTGCCTTTCCCTTGTTCCCCTGATAAATGCACAAGTTGAAAAGTGCAGTCGCCGCATCCTTCTTCCCCCTTTGTGTTCCTTCACTTAGAAGAGTCACCAGTGGAGGGATGGCCCCCAAAGAACCAATTGTAACCTTATTTTCATCCACAACTGAAAGGCTGAAAAGGGTGGCTGCAGCATTTTCTCGAGCTTCCATACTGCCCTTCTTGAGCACATGCACTATACCAGGAACTGCCCCAGCTGAAACAATGcttcctttgttttcttcacATATGGAGAGGTTAAGAAGCGCTGTAATTGCGTGCTCTTGGGTGCGAGAGTCAGGAGTTGAGAGGAGGCCTACAAGGAGAGGGATTGCACCAGCTTCAGCAATAGCCACACGATTATCAGCATTTCGCTTGGCAAGAAGACGGATCTCACCAGCAGCAGACCGCTGGTCTTCAAGGCTGCCAGATGCAAGCTTGTGAAGGAGAATTTCAGTCTTTGTACGCTCAGCAGGTGAGCAAGTAGATACAGTTTTATTTGACCCAGAACTGCTGGGTCTTTTTGGTGGCTCAATGCCATTGGCCTCACACCACTGGGCTATGAGGCTGCGTAGAACATAGTTCGGTGTCAGAGCAGCACTGGTGAGTTTCTGTAGTGTCTTTGGACATGTGTCATGCCCTCCTTCCAGCCATTTCTCAATGCAGGAACGTTCATAGGTCTATAACAGATACAAAGGAGATATGTTAAATAGGACAGCTGTAGAAAGATGTATAAACAAACCCTTGAGCTTATACAGGGCAAGGGCCAAGCAAGAGATCTAGTAAATGACCAATCAGCAATCAATCCCCAAGATGTTCGTTACCATCCTATCTTTAGAGCAGTAAACCTTCAGATTGTTTTTGCAAGTTTCCATCTTTCTAAAGCAACATAAAAGTAATTATGGAAGACAGGTATAACTTTCAGGGTCCAAATCTTAGATAGAGGTCTCGTCAAAGGGAAGATCCTAATTACTTGATGAAAAGTGACCTAACTATTTCGATGCACTAAAGTTTTATCCAAGCATATGGCAGTTTCTGTAAACATTCCACAGTCGTAGTTGAAAAATGGAAGATGGATGCAAGGTGTGAAACTTCGTATCATCAAATTACAGactaaaaaagatgaaaaacaaaaactaagttTCATCCATTGTTTCAAATACTATAGGGTAGAAGATTCAGGATCCATGTACCTGCCCTGTTGAAACAATGACAGGATCCTTCATCAATTCCAGGGATATTGGACAGCGGAAATCATCTGGTATAACTGGTGTCTTGTGACTTCCATCAGCAAAAGCTTGTCCACTTCCACTTGGGGGAAGATTCTTTTCTCTTGCTGGAGCATCCAAGTTTGGGTTTTCTGTTTGcacaaaatctttaattttcttcagaAGCATTGACATCTTCTCAATGTTCTCCCCAGGATCTCCACCAGTGGCAGCAACCATCTCATGCAAAGCTAGAGACTCTTGTGTAAGGTCAGCTATTCCCAACAACTGTAACTTCTCAGACAACCTTCTTAGGACAGCTAGATCTTTTGCTGAATCATCAATCTTGTTGTAAAGGGAGAAGAGATCTTCATACAGCTCAACATCAGTATCATCGACCCTTCCTTTGGCTCTTCTAAATTGAGAAAGGACAAGCTCAACCTGAAATCAGTgttcgtttttttaaaaataaaaagtaaaaagagatgtataataaaacaaatacaataacATGGATAAGTTAATGCAAGGAGCTGTTGGAACCACCCATATTCTTGTTAAACCACACATCCTAGACAAAAACCAGGTGTAGTTTTGAAGTGTGATTGGATCATCTTAGGATCttttaaaacatacaaaattTTGAAATGGTCAAGAAGAAAAACAGTGGTATCTAACTAAGCTCCTTTGACGTTTATGATACCCAAGAAATCACCTCAACATTATGCAATGCATACGCCATAAAATCAAAAATAGCACGGGACAGAATATTAAGTTGTTGAGTTCTGGGTTATCAACGtccccaaataaaaacaaacactaacaATTCTCTACCTGTTCCTTAACTTCATCAGATATGTCAAGGCTTTCGTAGGAAATTCCACTTAGAGCTTTCTCCAATTTAGCTGTCACCTCATGGTatttattcataatttgttccctctctAGGACCTGAAAGCAAAATAAACACAGTGATTttagaaggaaaagaagaagaagaagaaaagtagGTATCTTGATGGgaccatgaaaaacaaaaacacaaactaAATAGCATTTTGGAGATGTTACCAAATTTTGCCTCTACTCTTTTGCAATAAGAATTACAAGAGAACTTTTGTCTAATAACACCTAGGCATGGTAACATTTAGCTAAAAGATATTAAACCATGCAAAAAACACAAATGATATAGAATGTGCATTATAGGTTAGGAATGAGGAAGTGTATATGCACACTATCATTGAGGAAGTGGACATATATGCAAGGATAAACCAAAAATTCCAATGCTTAAAACCATTCTATTAATGAACCACATCAGCTTAAAATCTTTAGACACGTTTCTGCTGAATATTTTGATACATTGCAGTTGTCAATGGAAAAGAAACAGACACTACCATAAAACATTCCTATTTAGAAATGCCGCAGCGTTTTCTTTCATGGTTGACAACTTTCTAGCTCCCTTTttcgatttatttatttttcctgtaAGACAAATTGTCTGTGAACCCCCGTGTCAAAGTTCCAGCGGCGACTGATTAGCGAAATGTTGTGGCATAACCAGGTCCAACACAATAatttgccaaaaaaaataaatcaattctgTACTCTGTAGTTTATGCAGTATCAGAAGATTCATCTGAGTTGTACTCATGATCAAAATCCAAAACCCCCATGAACCAGCtccataaaaagaaatcaaggtCACATCAATAGAGTCTCTAGAAAAACTGTCTAGCTACACAACAAGTTCATGTTTCAACTGTCTAGCTACACAACAAGTTCATGTTTCAACTGTCTAGCTACACAACAAGTTCATGtttctttgttgttgttgcaGTAGCCCATGAATCATCATGCATCCTTGCAACTTCCTCAACAGGTACAAAATCCATAGGGACAAGAAACATAAGAAGAGACAAAGTCAATGACTCAGACTCGAATAAATGCATCTCGATGGAATCTAAGAGAAACAAACATCAATGGGAACAAAAACAACAGACATCTAATTCCCAAATATCCAAAacacttcttttaaaaaaaaaaaaacccgaactAACTGTGTGGAGTCGTCAACCATACGGATCCGTTTTCTTCATTCCGCGCGATAATATACAAAATCCCGGTCAGTATCGATAGATTTTTctaccctatatatatatatatatagaaaatgagaaggaatcgttaagaaaaaaacaaacaagagaaGGGGGGTACAGACCATGTAAATCTTGCTTCCTTCGCTACCAAATTTAAGCAAATCTTTAGCGGAATCCAAAGCTTGTTTGAGCGAAACAAGAGCTTTGAGAGTTTGTTGAGGGATGATGGAGTCTTTGCTGTCTCTAATCTCTTCCAACATTGGTGTCAATAACTTCAACCTCCTAGCTAGATTGCAATACTGCTTCTTGACCGCGCATCTGTAATCTGAGATCGAAGCTATCTCGTTCACTGTCTCTATCATACTTTGCACTACCAGTGCTCCGTTCTCCTCCTCCATCATTATAGCCCAGATAACAAAATGAACCAGATCTCTCACTGCACGCACCGTACTACCAGACGATACTCCTTTGCCTTGCTCAACCGGATTACTGAAATATTAATAGACCAATACCCATAATCGTCAGTCAGTCTGCTGACTTTTTttcggagagagagagagagacttttttttcttttggagcAGCTGGTGTGAGCTAAGCCGGGGTTGGGTTGGGTTGGGTTGGGTTTATTTATTCGGAATTTGGCTTGGGTTTAATGGATTTGGTTGTGGTCTAATGTGGTGAGTGAGGCTTTTCTGGCTTGGCTAGTCAGCTTGAGCTGTACAGAGCTGGCGgcgtttttattttatttttccattttcaccaaaaaaaaaaaaacgtcgGGGGTCTGGTTGATTCGGTTAAACAAACGCCAAGAGAAACACAAACAAGGTGGGAGAGGTGACAGTGACTGTTGTTTTATTCGGCGGCCAGGTGAGATAAGAAAAGTTTTTTCacgataatttaatttaatgcgATTTTTCAAAAAAGGAAATGCCAGGTGAGGTGGGGGGAATTCCAGCTAATATTAGGGATGTAAGAAAAATTAGCctaatctataatatttgtatttttaacctgatttaatttgttaagattaaataatataaatattataaattataataaattataaaatttaataaataaatattgtgaGTCGGGTGtgggttaaaatttttaaaacccgCTTAATCCGTACTTATATGTATAACCTAAAataagtaatttaattttttatataaataaatttttttcttctctcttcatttgttttatttactgTCTTCACACTCATAACCCTCGTAATCGCCTCTCATTCTCTTTAATCTTTCCTTTCAATTCTCTCCTTTATACTTCATGTAATTTTAATTACCTATCAATTTTTTATCTCTTACTCATGTATCGATCTTCTTTGCAAgcaatgaatttaaaatttcttttaaagtttgatATGATAAAGTGAAAATACAttctatttttaggttttttttatttcgtaaCCAGAAAAtcatgagaaaataaataaaaaatttaataattcctATTTAACTTTTATTGTCTTAGTCAAATTACAAGctcaaaagcatttttatagTCTTTTCCTATTAGTCTGTCTTTATATCCGgaatgtttaataaaatatttgactaAAAACTATAGTAGTTTTTATATtgttcttaatatatatatttcagggTCTTATTTAATTTCAGTAGTTACAACCTAAAACTTTTTTAGGATAATAGAGGAATAGGGGAACTAATATGCTTAATCCATGAATAtctgtaatataaaaaaataatattttgtattttatatttattttttaaaattaaaactatgtaaaaaacaattaatttaatatttcttcacacataagaaaaaattaaaaaacaagttgaaccttgaaaataaacacACTCCACAACTAAAATACTTGACGTCGTGGTCGCTGACAAGTAAGCAAGTCTCAAGATAGACAAAGTGTGCACGACACAGCCTAGCCATCTACGACCCTTGGATTAAGCAATTTGCTGGAGATGCTGAGAAATGTCAAGAACAGGACATGAAATGGCCTGACTTTTCACACCCTGAATTGATCAAAGTTCACACGTGAAGATCCAAGGGCTATTTTTAATTCCTAGACACTtgataattcttaaaaaatatataatctcaCCAATCCGATtcctggaaaaaaagaaagaaagaaagaaccctGACTAGTAGACGcgatgacatgttttttttttaattaataggaATATTTAAGCTgtgtgtatctcgactaatttcatgagttctaaaattaacgactatataaacctccagtgatcctaaaatttataagactcgaaccggtgatttttaaaaagtaaatttaagatCAAAcactcatgttttttaattgattgctaaaataattttaaaaaattgttttttttctaaaatagtaGGTGAAATAACATTATTGTAATCTTTAAGGCCACCCCAACAAGGAGAATTATAATAATGCCAATTGGTCCATGTATCTTTAACACCAGAGTAAAAGATTTAATGATCCCACATCgtgatccattttttatttattttttctgtctttttttctATAGGACTGTTCCATGGACAGGAATGGGTTCATGTGATGACCTGTCGCTATTATAAAGTTTGAGCTTCTATGTAATAAGTCTCacatttatattgatttttttgaagcGATCACAGCCATAATTAAGCCATCCACTATGATATTATATAATTGCAagaaattcttttataaaaaatattaatttcttttttatacgatatttattcttttatagaTTCATCATTACGTTGTATGAGTAACACACTTAATACTTAACCAATTAAGTAAATATTTactctttaattaaatatttacagcCATAATTAAGCCATCCACTATgattataaatattcaaaatcattTAAGAAAAGTATGATTATTCAAATGAAATAGGagattaatgaattttaatttcaaagaattactctttaattattataatagaaTAACTTGCGAAACACTTCTAAACATTGTGACCCGACTCATGTcgaataatataaaacaaatgaatatcTGGAATCTAGAGAACGAATGAGAGAGCATTGACAaccatgtgtgtgtgtgtgtgaaaataaataaataaataaatatatatatatatatatatatatgcgccgTCGCGTTACTTTGGGGCCAGCACAATTTCAGCCGGCGCATGTGACCAGCGTCAAGGACAGCTAAGTGTATTTAAAAGTGTGGTAGAAATtggttttaaagtgttttttagtttaaaatatattaaataataatttatttattaaaatttatttttgatatgagtatattaaaataattaaataaaaatttttatcatCGTAATGATGTTTGGACCGCAATGAAAAAGGAGGTATGAACAACCAGCTATGATATAAGAGAATAAGAGGGTTTAACTAtggtttataataatataaaggaAGCAGACGTTTAACGCTGCGactaaatctaattttaaagtaaagaaacaaTTATTGCAGCGCGAAATGGACTTCAAAATGAAAGGATGCCTCAACACCCTCAAAACTAATATATTAGACTTCAACCATCATAACGAATTACCATAAACTAATTCGCGTGGCCAGACTATTGTAAAATAGGTGTGGGTTATGATAgtagatttatatttttgttcttaaaaaaaaaaaaaccaattgaacTAGCTTAGAGGGGTAGATTTGTATTTTCACAGGATTTATGTTGTTGAggggtatttttattattttttaattttattatacaatgaatttattttaatcctcttaaaagcaaaatatcACTTAGCTGTAGCCAAGGGCattcttggttttttaatttttttaaaagcacaatGTATTGACTCTATTATTCTTGGAATCAAAATTCTCAAATTATCTTTGTGGGGATAAATTCATCATttcataatgaattttttagcaataattatttgattttgaggGTGGTGTTATCTTTTGatacataaaactaaaataaacaacaagCTGCTAATGCATGCTATCGTCGCCTTCAGGCGACATGTATGGCTGACTCCTGCAGTGGAAAAAATTGTTTCGCCGTGTCATTTGATATGTCCCGGTGTTCTCTTTCTTCATAGACAACGTGTGTATGGTGATTATATCTGATTTGACGtcgattcaaatttttttccctttcatttttctATCCTCTACCTTGGTTTGCACACttctcatgaaaaaaatcacatcaacCATTAAAAATGTTTTCGTTTTAGATTCAgttcatattcttttaattgcaatcGTTCAAAATTAAGATGACTTTAAATTggatgattttttcaattttatcatcgtTCAGTTTCTCACCTCTCAAATTTGAACccattcctttaatttttttttttttcttaagatgacttataaatcttatttatttattgcgatttcatcctcattttttttcatgtttgatccttatttattttatttttattttttcaattttatccttcaaaattaaattagtttggaATTGGGCTCTTACTTGAACTCAAGTCTAGGACTTTACAGGTTGCAAGATTAACCTTAGTTCAGAGGATTTGTTTGGGTTTACTTcgtttttcatattattaaattaaagttgttttatttttgaatatattattaaattaatcaaacttattaaaattaatgaccCGAGTCTcaaatttcttttgattatgTAGAAATCCTAGTGTTGCCTTAACTATTTTTTAGGATGAAAAATTTGTCCAACCCCAAAGCATTGCACCAACCATAAAACCACTAAAATAGGCTTAttgaagtcatttttttttgttctttcaaattaacttctttttttttcacttttgacCTTTAATACTTGGTTCTTTATAATTgggttttctattttgttttgctaTGGGTTCCATGGTCACTGTCTAATACCCATGTTGCGAATTTTGCATGGTAACCATAGTTAATTCAAGTCAATTCAATGTGTCGTTAtctcaatatcttttttaaaaaaatattgtgtaaTATGTCACCatttacatatttaaaaagCTTTTCGGCCAGCGCGAatcaaatttttgattttttaacatttttatatatttttaggttgaaaaaaaataattaaactcgTGATGTAACgcgggtaaaaaataaattattacatGAAAACTAGAGCCTAGAACACCCAAGATCCCTCAGAGTCTTTGCAAAGTCCCTGTAACATCGATTATTTTCATGATATTTAGTTCTATCTCTCTATATTTTGAGAGTAGTGTTATATAAAcaaattttcacatgatttcTCTGTATACAAACACATGTTACAGTCATTGTTTTATGAAAGatcaattatttcaattaacaagACTGACATTATACCATTCATATGTTCAAACAtaagtttatataaataaatttagtttgagaAAATATCAGTATATCACTTTTCCtatatttctcaatttcataTATACCTTCCTAgttcttaaagaaaaataaactgagGCATTAGATTATGATGTCATGGGAGCTTTGATTGATGGAGTCTTGCTGCAAATAGAAGGTATGCGATGTGCTTTTCTTGCCCCGGGCCCCCGTAAGGGAGGAGGCCCACGAACCTTCAACCTCGTCCACATGAAGTGGCTCGTGGATTGAGAAATGGCTCAATCCCGAAGTCTCATCTTCGACCCCAAACCAGGGTCAGCTGCAGCAAGGGGAAACCGGGGTGGCTCCTTGTCAACCATCCCAGGTCGTGGAGCAAGCGGGACCAGGGCCCGCAGAACAGCAGGCTTCCCTGTTtgcaaaacaagaagaaatgaAGAGGGAACTGCGTGATTTTCTACAGGCGCATACCAAGATTGCAACTAAATACAATTTAGTTTCGCAAACAGAAGAACATAAAACATTCTGATTTTGATCGATTAGAAAAAATGGCTAAGGCCATGAATATGTATCGAAATTTAGATCTAAAAAATGCCCTGGAAGCTAGAATGCTCTCGAGGCTACTATGAAGGAATGGGCCCCAGTTAATTCATGGTTATTAAATCTGATGTAGGTTCAATTTAGTGCAAGGTCTAGATTATCGGTAAGATGTATTAATCTGAtcaatacaaatttttttttttaaaaaataataatattgttttgaaaaaaaatatttttttaaaaaagtcaataatttttaatctggTTATAGATTAACTCGTCaagttaactatataaattaaacttttttgaGACTCAGTTCATGATATGGATGAGTTTACCAAGTGCTAAGTCAGCTCACCAAGTTGGGGTTAGGTTTAATAATAGTgtatgaatatgttttttttaatttcaaataatcatcttttttttctttacaattatCAATGCAAGTTAATTTataacttgtgtttttttagttatttttttaaatttcatccttaattttgtatttaatccTTTTGTGGTTTAATTCtatgagataaaattttaaattgtaatggAAAGATAGAATTAAAAGATAGAGGGATGTAATGTAAACCAAATAGAAAATACATGGATAATCTCTaagtttttacaatttttattccgatccaaaaaattattttatttattttttagtggttcgagagaagagagagaaacttGTCGGGAAAAGATAAATGAAAGAGAAAGTTATTAGTTGACCACCAAATAAAAAGATCTTTGTATCAATGATGAGAAAAGTTGAactgttttgtttggtttattttagtttttaaaagttatttttttatat includes:
- the LOC133679732 gene encoding U-box domain-containing protein 13-like isoform X1 gives rise to the protein MMEEENGALVVQSMIETVNEIASISDYRCAVKKQYCNLARRLKLLTPMLEEIRDSKDSIIPQQTLKALVSLKQALDSAKDLLKFGSEGSKIYMVLEREQIMNKYHEVTAKLEKALSGISYESLDISDEVKEQVELVLSQFRRAKGRVDDTDVELYEDLFSLYNKIDDSAKDLAVLRRLSEKLQLLGIADLTQESLALHEMVAATGGDPGENIEKMSMLLKKIKDFVQTENPNLDAPAREKNLPPSGSGQAFADGSHKTPVIPDDFRCPISLELMKDPVIVSTGQTYERSCIEKWLEGGHDTCPKTLQKLTSAALTPNYVLRSLIAQWCEANGIEPPKRPSSSGSNKTVSTCSPAERTKTEILLHKLASGSLEDQRSAAGEIRLLAKRNADNRVAIAEAGAIPLLVGLLSTPDSRTQEHAITALLNLSICEENKGSIVSAGAVPGIVHVLKKGSMEARENAAATLFSLSVVDENKVTIGSLGAIPPLVTLLSEGTQRGKKDAATALFNLCIYQGNKGKAVRAGVVPTLMRLLTETGGGMIDEALAILAILASHPEGKAIIGAAEAVPVLVEVIRNGSPRNRENAAAVLVHLCSGDQKHLVEAQEHGVMGPLVDLAQNGTDRGKRKAQQLLERISRFFEQQKHTQAQIEAHIQQPQPPTMAHSGDS
- the LOC133679732 gene encoding U-box domain-containing protein 13-like isoform X2 produces the protein MVLEREQIMNKYHEVTAKLEKALSGISYESLDISDEVKEQVELVLSQFRRAKGRVDDTDVELYEDLFSLYNKIDDSAKDLAVLRRLSEKLQLLGIADLTQESLALHEMVAATGGDPGENIEKMSMLLKKIKDFVQTENPNLDAPAREKNLPPSGSGQAFADGSHKTPVIPDDFRCPISLELMKDPVIVSTGQTYERSCIEKWLEGGHDTCPKTLQKLTSAALTPNYVLRSLIAQWCEANGIEPPKRPSSSGSNKTVSTCSPAERTKTEILLHKLASGSLEDQRSAAGEIRLLAKRNADNRVAIAEAGAIPLLVGLLSTPDSRTQEHAITALLNLSICEENKGSIVSAGAVPGIVHVLKKGSMEARENAAATLFSLSVVDENKVTIGSLGAIPPLVTLLSEGTQRGKKDAATALFNLCIYQGNKGKAVRAGVVPTLMRLLTETGGGMIDEALAILAILASHPEGKAIIGAAEAVPVLVEVIRNGSPRNRENAAAVLVHLCSGDQKHLVEAQEHGVMGPLVDLAQNGTDRGKRKAQQLLERISRFFEQQKHTQAQIEAHIQQPQPPTMAHSGDS